From the Magnetovibrio sp. genome, one window contains:
- a CDS encoding AsnC family protein, with translation MMDVSSEDLALIEIICGGLPLAARPYQVLGERIGMSEDEVIRRLQNLIDGGVIRRFGVIVQHRRLGYTANGMSVWNVPDQRVREIGQAMGRLPYVTLCYSRPRHLPDWPYNLFAMVHGAAREKVLEQVGEIAERLELKNVQHDVLFSRRQFKQCGARYGCKGKVDDEPCTLN, from the coding sequence ATGATGGACGTCAGCAGCGAAGACCTAGCCTTGATCGAAATTATCTGCGGTGGCTTGCCGCTGGCGGCGCGGCCCTATCAGGTTTTGGGCGAACGCATCGGCATGTCGGAAGACGAGGTCATTCGGCGGTTGCAAAATCTCATCGACGGCGGCGTGATCCGGCGCTTCGGCGTGATCGTCCAACATCGCCGTTTGGGCTATACCGCCAACGGCATGTCGGTGTGGAACGTACCCGACCAGCGGGTGCGCGAGATCGGGCAGGCGATGGGGCGTCTTCCTTATGTCACGCTGTGTTACAGCCGTCCGCGTCATCTTCCGGACTGGCCTTACAACCTGTTCGCAATGGTGCATGGTGCAGCACGTGAAAAGGTGTTGGAACAAGTGGGCGAAATCGCCGAGCGTCTGGAGTTGAAAAACGTTCAACACGACGTGTTGTTCAGCCGCCGCCAGTTCAAGCAATGCGGCGCGCGCTACGGCTGCAAGGGGAAGGTCGATGACGAACCCTGCACGCTCAATTGA
- the cobA gene encoding uroporphyrinogen-III C-methyltransferase, which translates to MGKTSSCVYLVGAGPGDPELLTRKAYRVLQNADAVVYDRLVSQEIVDIVPPGCTRIFVGKASGNHTLPQDEINELLVKLARTNHSVVRLKGGDPYIFGRGSEEAMHLSRHQVCFEIIPGITAAAGISASTGIPLTHRGLATGVRFVTGHGKGDEELDLDWRSLADGSTTLVIYMGLAKLPELSRRLIAAGLSPDTPAAAVANGTTAKQRQCVSTLEQLPLALKDIDFTPPVLCLIGRVVSLAHELNWQGLTYENLGLETLDAKVSA; encoded by the coding sequence GTGGGCAAAACAAGCAGTTGTGTGTATTTGGTCGGAGCGGGGCCAGGGGATCCCGAATTGTTGACGCGCAAGGCCTACCGGGTCTTGCAGAACGCCGATGCGGTGGTCTACGACCGGTTGGTGTCTCAAGAAATCGTCGATATCGTGCCGCCAGGTTGTACGCGAATTTTTGTCGGCAAGGCCTCGGGCAATCACACCCTTCCGCAAGATGAAATCAATGAACTTTTGGTTAAATTGGCGCGCACCAACCATTCGGTGGTGCGCCTAAAGGGCGGTGATCCTTACATTTTCGGGCGCGGCAGCGAAGAAGCGATGCATTTGTCGCGTCACCAAGTGTGTTTTGAAATTATTCCGGGCATCACGGCCGCCGCAGGGATCAGTGCCTCGACCGGTATTCCGTTGACCCATCGTGGTCTCGCCACCGGGGTGAGGTTCGTCACCGGCCACGGCAAAGGCGATGAAGAATTGGATCTCGACTGGCGTTCGCTGGCCGATGGATCGACCACCTTGGTCATTTACATGGGACTTGCCAAATTGCCGGAGTTGAGCCGCCGCTTGATCGCGGCGGGCTTGTCCCCCGACACCCCGGCCGCCGCCGTGGCCAACGGCACCACCGCGAAGCAGCGCCAGTGCGTTTCGACACTGGAGCAACTGCCCCTCGCGCTCAAGGACATCGATTTTACGCCGCCGGTGCTGTGCCTGATCGGGCGCGTGGTGTCGCTTGCGCATGAACTCAACTGGCAGGGATTGACCTATGAAAACCTGGGGCTTGAAACCCTGGACGCCAAGGTCAGCGCTTAA
- a CDS encoding Lrp/AsnC family transcriptional regulator, whose amino-acid sequence MNDADKRLLDDFQRDFPLVARPYAEIGKHLGMSEDDVIQAYANLMDQKYISRIGAVVAPNRVGASTLAAMSVPQDRLEEVAELVSSFDEVNHNYEREHDINLWFVVAADNVMRVGAVLDRIEAQTDISVMSLPIIEDYHLDLGFKLEWS is encoded by the coding sequence ATGAACGACGCCGACAAACGCCTGCTTGACGATTTCCAACGGGATTTCCCGTTGGTGGCGCGCCCCTATGCGGAAATCGGCAAGCACTTGGGCATGAGCGAGGATGACGTCATTCAAGCCTATGCGAACCTGATGGACCAGAAATACATCAGTCGTATCGGGGCCGTGGTTGCGCCCAACCGTGTCGGCGCCAGCACCTTGGCGGCGATGAGCGTGCCGCAAGACCGCTTGGAGGAGGTCGCTGAACTGGTATCGTCATTTGATGAGGTGAACCACAACTACGAGCGCGAACACGACATCAATTTGTGGTTCGTGGTCGCGGCCGACAACGTCATGCGCGTCGGCGCGGTGCTAGACCGGATCGAAGCGCAGACCGACATATCGGTGATGAGCTTGCCCATCATCGAAGACTATCACCTCGATCTTGGGTTCAAGTTGGAATGGTCATGA
- a CDS encoding cytochrome D1 domain-containing protein, which translates to MTKKKWALLALVTAGVMSGVPAAAEDTESLFKTHCSECHGLNRLGGIGPALLPENLSRLRKKSAVQVIKSGRPATQMQGFGEVLNDEQIAALADFIYQPPAAPPTWTMADISASHIIHTPLSALPDKPLHKADPLNLFTVVETGDHHVTILDGDAFEPLWRFPSRYALHGGAKYSPDGRFMYLGSRDGWVSKYDLHSFQIVAEIRAGINMRNIAVSADGRYVMAANYLPHTLTLLNASDLSPIKSFDVLGKDGTSSRVSAVYTAPPRNSFVVALKDIPEIWEIEYSDNPRPVAKGMVHNWTPGQEEGDFDYGPFPVRRIVLNDYLDDFFFDQSYEHVVGAARDGKSGQVVNLDVSRKIATIDLAGMPHLGSGITFEYQGRPVLATPHLKGGTVSVIDMQSWKTIKKIETLGPGFFMRSHDNTPYAWVDVFFGPDKDALHVIDKRTLDIVKTIRPEPGKTGAHVEFDRDGKHALVSVWEMDGALVVYDAATLEEVKRIPMKKPVGKYNVYNKITYSAGTSH; encoded by the coding sequence ATGACCAAGAAGAAGTGGGCGCTTCTTGCACTGGTGACGGCGGGTGTGATGAGTGGCGTTCCTGCCGCAGCGGAAGATACCGAAAGCCTGTTTAAAACCCATTGCAGCGAATGTCATGGCCTCAATCGCCTGGGGGGCATCGGTCCGGCCTTGCTGCCCGAAAACCTCAGCCGCTTGCGCAAGAAAAGCGCCGTCCAGGTCATCAAGTCTGGCCGTCCCGCGACGCAGATGCAGGGCTTTGGCGAAGTCTTGAACGATGAGCAGATTGCCGCGCTTGCCGATTTTATTTATCAGCCACCTGCGGCGCCGCCGACCTGGACCATGGCCGATATTTCTGCCAGTCACATCATCCACACACCGCTTTCCGCGTTGCCGGACAAACCGTTGCACAAAGCCGATCCGCTGAACCTGTTCACGGTGGTGGAAACAGGTGATCATCATGTGACCATTTTGGATGGCGACGCGTTCGAGCCCCTGTGGCGGTTCCCTTCGCGTTATGCACTTCATGGCGGGGCCAAGTATTCGCCGGACGGGCGGTTCATGTATTTGGGTTCGCGTGACGGCTGGGTCAGCAAGTACGACCTGCACAGTTTTCAAATCGTCGCGGAAATTCGCGCCGGCATCAACATGCGTAACATTGCGGTTTCCGCGGATGGGCGGTATGTGATGGCGGCGAATTATCTGCCCCATACACTGACGCTGCTCAACGCTTCGGACTTGAGTCCAATCAAAAGCTTCGATGTGTTGGGCAAGGACGGCACCTCGTCACGGGTCAGCGCCGTCTACACCGCACCCCCGCGCAACAGCTTCGTGGTGGCGCTCAAGGACATCCCGGAAATTTGGGAAATCGAATATTCAGATAACCCGCGCCCCGTCGCCAAAGGGATGGTGCACAATTGGACACCAGGTCAGGAAGAAGGCGACTTCGACTACGGACCTTTTCCGGTAAGGCGCATCGTTCTGAACGATTATCTCGACGATTTCTTTTTCGACCAAAGTTATGAGCACGTGGTCGGCGCGGCGCGCGACGGAAAGTCAGGCCAGGTGGTGAACTTGGACGTGAGCCGCAAGATCGCAACCATCGATCTCGCGGGCATGCCGCATTTGGGTTCCGGCATCACCTTCGAATACCAAGGCCGCCCGGTTCTAGCCACCCCGCACTTGAAGGGCGGCACGGTCAGCGTTATCGACATGCAAAGCTGGAAGACCATCAAGAAAATCGAAACCCTGGGGCCGGGATTTTTCATGCGTAGCCACGACAACACCCCTTACGCCTGGGTCGATGTGTTTTTTGGCCCCGACAAGGATGCTTTGCATGTTATCGACAAGCGCACCTTGGATATCGTCAAAACCATCCGTCCGGAACCGGGCAAAACCGGCGCGCATGTTGAATTCGACCGCGACGGCAAACATGCCCTAGTCAGTGTGTGGGAAATGGACGGAGCATTGGTGGTGTACGACGCCGCGACGCTCGAAGAGGTCAAACGCATTCCGATGAAAAAGCCGGTGGGCAAATACAACGTTTACAACAAAATCACCTATTCGGCGGGTACCAGCCACTGA
- the nirJ gene encoding heme d1 biosynthesis radical SAM protein NirJ, which produces MFRITKFLHEIENPTPAGPRRNPPGPVVIWNLTRRCNLTCKHCYALAVDKEFPGELSTEEAFSVLDDLKSFRVPALILSGGEPLLRTDIHTIAARAKEMGFYTALSTNGTLIGDDDIQAIEDIGYDYIGISIDGLRETHDRFRRLEGAFDASMHAVRLCVERRLKVGLRFTMTQDNAHELDDVMDLLEREGIERFYFSHLNYAGRGNHNRRDDAFFNMTREAMEKLFARCWGYMQSGQEKEFVTGNNDADGVFMLKWVERNFPEHAGHMRAKLVQWGGNASGVNVANIDNIGDVHPDTMWWHHTLGNVKERPFSEIWSDLSDPLMAGLKASPRAVKGRCALCRQFDICGGNTRVRAEQITGDPWAEDPGCYIDDDELGIDANGAERVAVTTFSKTKAMEQV; this is translated from the coding sequence ATGTTTCGCATCACCAAGTTTTTGCACGAGATCGAAAACCCCACCCCAGCCGGGCCGCGCCGCAACCCGCCCGGACCGGTGGTGATCTGGAACCTGACCCGGCGCTGTAACCTAACCTGCAAACATTGTTACGCTTTGGCCGTGGACAAGGAATTTCCCGGTGAGCTGAGCACCGAAGAAGCGTTCAGCGTTCTCGACGATCTCAAATCGTTTCGCGTGCCCGCGTTGATTTTGTCGGGTGGCGAGCCTTTGTTGCGCACCGACATTCACACCATCGCGGCGCGTGCGAAAGAGATGGGTTTTTACACCGCGCTATCGACCAACGGCACGCTGATCGGCGACGACGATATTCAAGCCATCGAAGACATCGGCTACGATTACATCGGCATTTCCATCGATGGCCTGCGCGAAACCCATGACCGGTTTCGCCGTCTGGAAGGGGCGTTCGATGCGTCGATGCACGCCGTGCGCCTGTGCGTTGAACGCAGGCTTAAGGTCGGGCTGCGTTTCACCATGACCCAAGACAATGCCCATGAACTCGACGACGTTATGGACCTGCTGGAGCGCGAAGGAATCGAGCGGTTTTATTTCTCGCACTTGAATTATGCCGGGCGCGGCAATCACAACCGTCGCGACGACGCCTTTTTCAACATGACCCGCGAGGCGATGGAGAAACTGTTCGCAAGGTGCTGGGGCTACATGCAGTCGGGTCAGGAAAAGGAATTCGTCACCGGCAATAATGATGCAGACGGGGTGTTCATGCTCAAATGGGTCGAGCGTAATTTTCCCGAACACGCTGGGCACATGCGGGCCAAGTTGGTGCAATGGGGCGGTAATGCGTCGGGCGTCAATGTCGCCAACATCGACAACATCGGCGACGTGCACCCCGACACCATGTGGTGGCACCACACCTTGGGCAACGTCAAGGAGCGCCCGTTTTCGGAAATTTGGTCGGATCTTTCCGATCCGTTGATGGCGGGCCTCAAAGCATCGCCGCGCGCGGTCAAAGGGCGATGCGCGTTGTGTCGGCAGTTCGACATTTGCGGCGGCAACACCCGGGTGCGCGCAGAACAGATCACCGGCGATCCGTGGGCGGAAGACCCCGGCTGTTATATCGACGACGATGAACTGGGCATTGATGCGAACGGGGCCGAGCGTGTTGCCGTGACGACTTTTTCAAAAACCAAAGCGATGGAGCAGGTGTGA
- a CDS encoding O-antigen ligase family protein: MTLANQPTMRAATLGLFAAVFIGAGVPLMMFGRAVMQADLAIALLMALGLAYVRTGTYAHAMNAGRNIFGLALLLTATSWLPGLLHSVDPASSFKAWARSFAFIAGAGVIWALLNDNEKERALSLKAFMTISCATLGAAAISLLIWPGFVNILRGLGDVIPRPELVLKSFGATAMCLVPVLVWGGRRLGGRWIAAGLIATALAVIVIFQTSNRASIAGLMAMILVCALVLGIRDKRTRLPMLIGAPIVVAGMFAWLQIFGPSWLQTKSTYLPTWLVDPHRQMIWQFTFEHAMQAPWFGHGIDTINLLPGADINIRGMGQSYIPSHPHNWTMEILAETGWIGLSVFVATLLILAVRLARATLANQSPAVNLTLLALSTGFWTSALFNFSIWSTWWLLTYFVLFALVAAWREPKT, translated from the coding sequence ATGACCTTGGCGAACCAACCGACGATGCGCGCGGCGACCTTAGGCTTGTTCGCCGCTGTCTTCATCGGGGCCGGTGTGCCGTTGATGATGTTCGGTCGCGCGGTGATGCAAGCGGACTTGGCCATTGCACTCCTGATGGCCTTGGGCCTCGCTTATGTCCGTACCGGCACATATGCCCACGCAATGAACGCTGGTCGCAACATATTCGGGCTGGCTTTGCTATTGACAGCAACCTCATGGCTTCCGGGGCTTTTACATTCGGTTGATCCCGCCAGTTCCTTCAAGGCCTGGGCCCGTAGCTTTGCATTTATTGCCGGTGCGGGTGTGATCTGGGCCCTGTTGAACGACAACGAAAAAGAACGTGCACTCAGTCTGAAAGCGTTTATGACCATCAGCTGCGCGACCCTAGGCGCGGCTGCGATCAGCTTGCTGATCTGGCCCGGTTTCGTGAATATCTTGCGTGGCCTTGGCGATGTGATCCCCCGTCCAGAGTTGGTGCTCAAATCGTTCGGCGCAACGGCGATGTGTCTGGTGCCCGTTCTTGTATGGGGTGGGCGGCGCCTTGGCGGCCGATGGATTGCTGCTGGATTGATTGCAACGGCTTTGGCGGTGATCGTCATTTTCCAAACCTCCAACCGCGCCTCCATCGCCGGGTTGATGGCGATGATTCTGGTCTGCGCCCTGGTTTTGGGCATCCGCGACAAACGTACCCGATTGCCGATGCTGATCGGCGCGCCGATCGTGGTCGCGGGGATGTTTGCATGGCTGCAAATCTTCGGACCATCTTGGTTACAAACCAAATCCACCTACTTGCCCACTTGGCTTGTCGACCCTCATCGCCAAATGATTTGGCAGTTCACGTTCGAACACGCCATGCAGGCGCCATGGTTCGGCCACGGCATCGACACCATCAACCTGTTGCCCGGCGCGGACATCAACATCCGCGGCATGGGGCAATCGTACATTCCGTCCCATCCGCACAACTGGACCATGGAAATCCTCGCCGAAACGGGCTGGATTGGATTGTCGGTATTTGTCGCAACGCTGCTGATTTTGGCCGTGAGGTTGGCGCGCGCGACGTTGGCCAATCAAAGCCCGGCCGTCAATCTCACCTTATTGGCGTTGAGCACCGGATTTTGGACCTCGGCGCTGTTCAATTTTTCGATCTGGTCGACGTGGTGGTTGCTGACATACTTCGTCTTGTTCGCCCTCGTCGCGGCTTGGCGCGAGCCGAAAACTTAA
- a CDS encoding cytochrome D1 domain-containing protein → MKLWAHLTAGMLVAMATVISAQAGELRGTGDMGVVIERASGSLLVVENTARSQLARVEGLGDLSHASVVYSRDARYAFVFGRDGGLSKVDILTAKVVKRVIQGGNSIGGAISQDGRLVAVSNYEPGGVKVFDAQTLDLVADIPTGSKTVGLVDAPGNRFVFSLYDAGEIWVADMGDPATPKITKFPDVGSQPYDALVTPDGRYYIAGLFGEDGMVLVDLWNVDKGPRRILDGYGRGEEKLPVYKMPHLEGWAIAGDKAFVPAVGRHEVLVVDTNTWKEVGRIPAHGQPVFVMAQPDGRQVWVNFAFPLNDTIQVIDTQSQQIIQTLTPGKGVLHMEFTPRGEEVWMSVRDLDVIKVLDTASFAQKVELPAAKPSGIFFTWRAGRIGL, encoded by the coding sequence ATGAAATTGTGGGCGCATTTAACAGCCGGAATGCTGGTCGCGATGGCGACGGTGATTTCGGCGCAAGCGGGTGAACTGCGCGGTACCGGTGACATGGGGGTGGTGATCGAACGCGCCAGCGGCTCGCTGTTGGTGGTGGAAAACACCGCGCGCAGCCAGTTGGCACGTGTCGAGGGTTTAGGCGATCTCAGTCACGCTTCGGTGGTGTATTCGCGCGATGCCAGATACGCTTTCGTGTTCGGTCGTGACGGCGGGTTGAGCAAGGTCGATATCCTCACCGCCAAGGTGGTGAAACGTGTTATTCAAGGCGGCAACTCCATCGGCGGAGCGATCTCGCAAGATGGCCGTTTGGTCGCGGTGTCGAATTACGAACCCGGTGGGGTTAAGGTATTCGACGCGCAAACGCTGGATTTGGTTGCCGACATTCCCACCGGTTCGAAAACCGTCGGCTTGGTCGATGCGCCGGGCAACCGCTTCGTTTTTTCGCTGTACGATGCGGGCGAGATTTGGGTCGCGGATATGGGCGACCCAGCGACGCCCAAGATCACCAAATTTCCCGACGTAGGTTCGCAACCTTATGACGCGCTGGTGACGCCGGACGGACGCTATTACATCGCCGGTCTGTTCGGCGAAGACGGCATGGTTCTGGTGGACCTGTGGAACGTCGACAAGGGCCCACGGCGCATTCTCGACGGGTATGGCCGCGGTGAAGAAAAACTGCCGGTCTACAAGATGCCCCATCTCGAAGGTTGGGCGATTGCCGGCGACAAGGCGTTCGTGCCCGCCGTCGGGCGTCATGAAGTTCTGGTGGTGGATACGAACACCTGGAAAGAGGTCGGGCGCATTCCCGCTCACGGTCAGCCGGTGTTCGTGATGGCCCAACCCGACGGCCGCCAGGTGTGGGTGAATTTCGCCTTTCCCCTCAACGACACCATTCAGGTGATCGACACCCAGTCACAGCAGATCATCCAAACGTTGACCCCCGGCAAGGGCGTGTTGCACATGGAGTTCACCCCGCGTGGTGAAGAGGTGTGGATGAGCGTGCGCGATCTGGACGTCATCAAGGTCCTCGACACCGCCAGCTTCGCGCAGAAAGTTGAGCTTCCCGCAGCCAAGCCCAGCGGCATTTTCTTCACATGGCGCGCCGGGCGGATCGGCCTGTAG
- a CDS encoding mannose-1-phosphate guanylyltransferase/mannose-6-phosphate isomerase, protein MASIVPVILSGGSGTRLWPMSRTLYPKQLQSLYSERSMLVETAGRVSGDDFAAPIVICNAEHRFVIAEQLHEAGLGPHSIVLEPVGRNTAPAAAVAALMLVQDDPDALMLLMPSDHLITKPEAFLTACAQARSAAATGALVTFGIIPNAPETGFGYIHQGQPFTDVDGCFRIDRFVEKPDKPTAEGYLADGGYFWNSGIFLFKASDFLTELTRTHPDMVEGCRRSIEDGQRDMDFFRLHEERFRDIKGDSIDYAVMEKTANAVVVPVDMGWDDVGSWSALWSVGEKDEQGNILLGDVIAHDVNGSYVRSSGQLVATIGLSDTIVVTTDDVVLIADKSRAQDVKDVVAVLESEGRTEHQIHKRVYRPWGWYQCMDAANHFQVKQLMIHPGGVLSLQSHQHRSEHWVVVSGSASVVRGDETITLGVNESTYIPAGTKHRLENKGDAPLFIIEVQTGSYLGEDDIERFEDLYGRS, encoded by the coding sequence ATGGCCTCCATCGTACCTGTCATTCTTTCCGGCGGTTCCGGCACACGGCTGTGGCCGATGTCGCGGACCCTGTACCCCAAGCAGCTGCAGTCGCTCTATTCCGAGCGCTCAATGCTGGTGGAAACGGCGGGACGTGTATCGGGGGATGATTTTGCCGCGCCCATCGTGATCTGCAACGCCGAGCACCGCTTCGTTATTGCCGAACAACTGCACGAAGCCGGCCTCGGTCCGCATTCCATCGTGTTGGAGCCGGTGGGCCGCAACACCGCCCCGGCGGCGGCGGTGGCGGCGTTGATGCTTGTCCAGGATGATCCCGATGCTTTGATGCTGTTGATGCCGTCCGATCACCTGATCACCAAGCCCGAGGCCTTCTTGACGGCCTGTGCCCAAGCCCGGTCCGCCGCGGCGACGGGTGCGCTGGTGACGTTCGGCATTATTCCCAACGCACCGGAAACGGGCTTCGGCTATATCCATCAAGGCCAGCCGTTCACCGATGTGGACGGATGCTTTCGGATCGACCGCTTCGTCGAAAAGCCCGACAAGCCAACTGCGGAGGGCTACCTCGCGGACGGCGGGTATTTCTGGAACAGCGGGATTTTCCTGTTCAAGGCCAGCGACTTTTTGACCGAATTGACACGCACCCACCCCGACATGGTCGAAGGGTGCCGTCGGTCGATCGAGGATGGCCAGCGGGATATGGACTTTTTCCGTCTCCACGAAGAACGGTTTCGCGACATCAAGGGAGATTCCATCGACTATGCCGTGATGGAAAAAACCGCTAATGCCGTGGTGGTTCCGGTGGATATGGGCTGGGACGACGTCGGTTCTTGGTCGGCGCTGTGGAGCGTCGGTGAAAAAGACGAACAGGGCAACATCTTGCTCGGCGATGTGATCGCGCATGACGTCAATGGCTCGTATGTGCGCAGTTCGGGCCAGTTGGTGGCGACCATCGGTCTCAGCGACACCATCGTCGTGACCACCGACGACGTGGTGCTGATCGCCGACAAAAGCCGCGCCCAAGACGTCAAGGACGTGGTCGCCGTTTTGGAAAGCGAAGGCCGCACCGAACATCAAATCCACAAGCGTGTCTACCGTCCGTGGGGGTGGTACCAATGTATGGACGCCGCCAACCATTTTCAGGTCAAGCAGTTGATGATTCACCCGGGCGGCGTGCTTAGCCTGCAAAGCCACCAACATCGTTCCGAGCATTGGGTGGTGGTGTCCGGCAGCGCCAGCGTGGTGCGCGGCGATGAAACCATCACCTTGGGCGTCAACGAGTCCACCTACATTCCGGCTGGTACGAAGCACCGTTTGGAAAACAAGGGTGATGCGCCGCTGTTCATCATCGAGGTGCAAACAGGCAGCTACCTGGGTGAAGACGATATCGAGCGGTTCGAAGACCTCTACGGGCGCAGCTGA
- a CDS encoding Lrp/AsnC family transcriptional regulator: MTNPARSIDLDATDRQIINALQGGLPICEHPYAVAATELGLQEDELIERLQALLESGALSRFGPMYHAERLGGGLTLAAMQLPDDDFERVNAIVNSFPEVAHNYARDHDFNMWFVLATETPERIGETLAEIEAATGHKVYDMPKSQEFYIGLRLEL, translated from the coding sequence ATGACGAACCCTGCACGCTCAATTGATCTCGACGCGACGGATCGCCAAATCATCAATGCCTTGCAAGGCGGGCTACCCATTTGCGAACACCCGTACGCGGTGGCGGCAACCGAGCTTGGCCTTCAAGAAGATGAGTTGATCGAGCGGCTGCAGGCATTGCTCGAAAGCGGTGCGCTGAGCCGCTTCGGCCCGATGTATCATGCCGAACGTCTGGGCGGTGGGTTGACCTTGGCGGCGATGCAGCTGCCCGATGATGATTTCGAGCGCGTCAACGCCATCGTCAACAGCTTTCCCGAGGTCGCGCACAATTACGCCCGCGATCACGATTTCAACATGTGGTTCGTACTCGCCACCGAAACGCCCGAACGCATCGGCGAGACCCTGGCTGAGATCGAAGCCGCGACCGGGCACAAGGTCTACGACATGCCTAAGTCGCAAGAGTTCTATATCGGATTGAGGTTGGAGCTATGA
- a CDS encoding cytochrome c has translation MKTWGLKPWTPRSALKRAVFAVPLVCVGSLSAASVASDISTARQAELMYVLEQDCGSCHGLTLKGGLGPALLPDRLSDRHVDDLAAIILDGVPGTPMPPWRPLLEPQEATWLAHVLKSGARVK, from the coding sequence ATGAAAACCTGGGGCTTGAAACCCTGGACGCCAAGGTCAGCGCTTAAACGCGCGGTCTTCGCCGTTCCGCTTGTGTGTGTGGGCTCATTGAGCGCGGCGTCGGTCGCGAGCGACATCTCAACGGCCCGCCAAGCCGAGCTTATGTATGTGTTGGAGCAAGACTGTGGCTCATGCCACGGCCTGACGCTGAAAGGCGGGCTGGGGCCCGCGCTGTTGCCGGACCGACTGTCCGACCGTCATGTGGACGACTTGGCGGCGATCATCTTGGATGGCGTGCCGGGCACGCCGATGCCGCCGTGGCGTCCGTTGCTGGAACCTCAAGAAGCCACGTGGTTGGCGCATGTTTTGAAATCAGGAGCGCGTGTTAAATGA
- a CDS encoding Lrp/AsnC family transcriptional regulator, protein MSSPAPIDDIDRAIIRATQDGLPLVRAPYAAVGEVVGISADEVVTRMTRMLESGVIRRIGAVPNHYALGFRGNGMTVWDVDDAHALDLGRLVGELDFVSHAYLRPRHLPGWPYNLFAMAHGRDRAEVEAKADTIRTLLGPHCRGGEILFSTRILKKTGLRLVA, encoded by the coding sequence ATGAGCAGCCCGGCACCTATCGACGACATCGATCGCGCCATCATTCGCGCCACCCAAGACGGCTTGCCGCTGGTCCGTGCGCCTTATGCGGCAGTGGGCGAGGTTGTGGGGATTAGCGCCGATGAGGTTGTGACGCGCATGACGCGGATGCTGGAAAGCGGCGTGATCCGTCGCATCGGCGCGGTGCCCAATCACTACGCCCTGGGATTTCGCGGCAACGGGATGACGGTGTGGGACGTGGATGACGCGCATGCGCTGGATCTCGGGCGCCTCGTCGGCGAGCTTGATTTTGTCAGCCATGCTTACTTGCGCCCGCGTCATTTGCCGGGGTGGCCCTATAACCTGTTCGCCATGGCGCACGGTCGCGACCGCGCCGAAGTCGAAGCCAAAGCCGACACCATCCGCACCCTGTTGGGTCCGCATTGTCGCGGTGGGGAGATATTGTTTTCCACCCGCATCTTGAAAAAAACCGGCCTCCGATTGGTGGCGTGA